Proteins encoded by one window of Astatotilapia calliptera chromosome 13, fAstCal1.2, whole genome shotgun sequence:
- the cilk1 gene encoding serine/threonine-protein kinase ICK isoform X1, whose translation MNRYTTIRQLGDGTYGSVILGRSLESGELVAIKKMKRKFYSWEECMNLREVKSLKKLNHANVIKLKEVIRENDHLYFIFEYMKENLYQLMKDRTRLFPESTVRNIMFQILQGLAFIHKHGFFHRDMKPENLLCMGPELVKIADFGLAREIRSRPPYTDYVSTRWYRAPEVLLRSTSYSSPIDQWAVGCIMAELYTLRPLFPGSSEVDTIFKICQVLGTPKKNDWSEGYQLASAMNFRWPQCVPSNLKTLIPNASPEAIHLMTDLLQWDPKKRPASAQALRYSYFHVGQALGTPQQILEQGRPQPSRVPMQTPLQSQQMLQQQPLLLKPVPPSQPPPPNQHCSPSRPLQQVQHSPASAAAQAAAYQRHTELVREQQQPKHILKQEQTEGTPQSHLPYIVDKTLQCKQTRQEPENANLLSYQLKPKGGGGRRRWGHGTGHLKGDDWDDYEETDLTSISILGKSNFSTQKSRQGEGTPSRYGNILDFSRPTGNEDAPLNLNKTASYQEPSRTASAKQHYLRQSRYLPGISTKKNVAINASKDFTGSHLWGSSSIPFGGTLPSRGAHGTNTVPGGYMPSFYKKDSGSAGHRGHQGPSVETTASNYATWRSGRSQMNTSANMPSTNKSTPGLLPRPPLQTIHGRTDWSAKYGHR comes from the exons TCCTTAAAGAAGCTGAACCATGCTAACGTGATCAAGCTTAAGGAGGTAATTCGGGAAAATGATCACCTCTACTTTATATTTGAGTACATGAAGGAGAATTTGTACCAGCTCATGAAAGACAG GACCCGGTTATTTCCTGAATCTACTGTAAGAAATATCATGTTTCAGATACTTCAGGGGCTCGCCTTCATTCATAAACATG GTTTTTTCCACAGGGATATGAAGCCAGAGAATCTTCTGTGCATGGGCCCAGAGCTGGTGAAAATAGCTGACTTTGGGCTTGCCCGAGAGATCAGATCTCGACCGCCTTACACGGATTATGTTTCAACTAGAtg GTACCGAGCTCCAGAGGTGCTCCTCAGATCCACATCCTACAGTTCACCTATAGACCAGTGGGCAGTTGGCTGCATTATGGCAGAGCTGTATACCCTCAGGCCTCTTTTCCCAGGATCCAGTGAAGTAGACACCATATTCAAGATTTGCCAAGTCTTGGGTACACCAAAGAAG AATGATTGGTCCGAGGGATATCAGCTGGCCAGTGCTATGAATTTCCGTTGGCCTCAGTGTGTTCCCAGTAATCTGAAAACACTGATCCCAAATGCAAGTCCTGAAGCCATCCATCTGATGACCGACCTGCTGCAGTGGGATCCCAAGAAGAGACCAGCGTCTGCCCAG gctCTCAGGTATTCGTACTTCCATGTTGGCCAAGCTTTGGGGACGCCTCAGCAGATCTTGGAGCAGGGCAGGCCTCAGCCGAGCCGTGTGCCAATGCAGACTCCTTTACAGTCTCAACAGATGTTGCAGCAGCAGCCTCTGCTGCTTAAGCCTGTGCCCCCCTCCCAGCCTCCTCCTCCCAACCAACACTGCTCGCCCTCCAGGCCTCTTCAGCAGGTCCAGCACTCCCCTGCATCGGCAGCCGCCCAGGCTGCAGCGTACCAGCGGCACACAGAGCTGGTgcgagagcagcagcagccaaaGCACATCCTGAAGCAGGAGCAGACTGAGGGAACGCCGCAGAGCCATCTTCCTTACATCGTTGACAAGACTCTCCAGTGCAAG CAAACGAGGCAGGAGCCAGAAAATGCAAACCTGCTGAGCTATCAGTTGAAacctaaaggaggaggagggcggcGGCGGTGGGGCCACGGCACAGGGCACCTCAAGGGTGACGACTGGGACGACTACGAAGAAACTGATCTGACGTCTATAAGTATTCTTGGGAAAAGTAACTTCTCCACACAGAAGTCGAGGCAGGGAGAGGGCACGCCGAGCAG ATATGGAAATATTCTGGATTTTAGCCGACCCACTGGAAATGAAGATGCACCTTTAAACCTGAACAAGACTGCATCCTATCAAGAGCCATCAAGAACTGCCTCTGCTAAGCAACATTACTTGAGGCAGTCGAGATATTTACCTG GCATTAGTACAAAGAAGAACGTGGCCATAAATGCCAGTAAAGACTTCACTGGAAGCCATCTTTGGGGCAGCAGTAGTATTCCATTCGGAGGGACTCTGCCGAGTAGAGGCGCTCACG GCACAAATACAGTCCCAGGTGGATACATgccatctttttacaaaaaagacAGCGGCTCTGCCGGTCACAGAGGGCATCAGGGTCCTTCAGTGGAGACAACAGCATCAA ATTATGCAACATGGCGGTCTGGCCGGAGCCAGATGAACACGTCTGCCAACATGCCATCGACCAACAAAAGCACCCCGGGTCTGCTGCCTCGCCCGCCGCTGCAGACTATTCATGGGCGAACGGACTGGTCTGCCAAATACGGACACCGCTAG
- the cilk1 gene encoding serine/threonine-protein kinase ICK isoform X2, translating into MKENLYQLMKDRTRLFPESTVRNIMFQILQGLAFIHKHGFFHRDMKPENLLCMGPELVKIADFGLAREIRSRPPYTDYVSTRWYRAPEVLLRSTSYSSPIDQWAVGCIMAELYTLRPLFPGSSEVDTIFKICQVLGTPKKNDWSEGYQLASAMNFRWPQCVPSNLKTLIPNASPEAIHLMTDLLQWDPKKRPASAQALRYSYFHVGQALGTPQQILEQGRPQPSRVPMQTPLQSQQMLQQQPLLLKPVPPSQPPPPNQHCSPSRPLQQVQHSPASAAAQAAAYQRHTELVREQQQPKHILKQEQTEGTPQSHLPYIVDKTLQCKQTRQEPENANLLSYQLKPKGGGGRRRWGHGTGHLKGDDWDDYEETDLTSISILGKSNFSTQKSRQGEGTPSRYGNILDFSRPTGNEDAPLNLNKTASYQEPSRTASAKQHYLRQSRYLPGISTKKNVAINASKDFTGSHLWGSSSIPFGGTLPSRGAHGTNTVPGGYMPSFYKKDSGSAGHRGHQGPSVETTASNYATWRSGRSQMNTSANMPSTNKSTPGLLPRPPLQTIHGRTDWSAKYGHR; encoded by the exons ATGAAGGAGAATTTGTACCAGCTCATGAAAGACAG GACCCGGTTATTTCCTGAATCTACTGTAAGAAATATCATGTTTCAGATACTTCAGGGGCTCGCCTTCATTCATAAACATG GTTTTTTCCACAGGGATATGAAGCCAGAGAATCTTCTGTGCATGGGCCCAGAGCTGGTGAAAATAGCTGACTTTGGGCTTGCCCGAGAGATCAGATCTCGACCGCCTTACACGGATTATGTTTCAACTAGAtg GTACCGAGCTCCAGAGGTGCTCCTCAGATCCACATCCTACAGTTCACCTATAGACCAGTGGGCAGTTGGCTGCATTATGGCAGAGCTGTATACCCTCAGGCCTCTTTTCCCAGGATCCAGTGAAGTAGACACCATATTCAAGATTTGCCAAGTCTTGGGTACACCAAAGAAG AATGATTGGTCCGAGGGATATCAGCTGGCCAGTGCTATGAATTTCCGTTGGCCTCAGTGTGTTCCCAGTAATCTGAAAACACTGATCCCAAATGCAAGTCCTGAAGCCATCCATCTGATGACCGACCTGCTGCAGTGGGATCCCAAGAAGAGACCAGCGTCTGCCCAG gctCTCAGGTATTCGTACTTCCATGTTGGCCAAGCTTTGGGGACGCCTCAGCAGATCTTGGAGCAGGGCAGGCCTCAGCCGAGCCGTGTGCCAATGCAGACTCCTTTACAGTCTCAACAGATGTTGCAGCAGCAGCCTCTGCTGCTTAAGCCTGTGCCCCCCTCCCAGCCTCCTCCTCCCAACCAACACTGCTCGCCCTCCAGGCCTCTTCAGCAGGTCCAGCACTCCCCTGCATCGGCAGCCGCCCAGGCTGCAGCGTACCAGCGGCACACAGAGCTGGTgcgagagcagcagcagccaaaGCACATCCTGAAGCAGGAGCAGACTGAGGGAACGCCGCAGAGCCATCTTCCTTACATCGTTGACAAGACTCTCCAGTGCAAG CAAACGAGGCAGGAGCCAGAAAATGCAAACCTGCTGAGCTATCAGTTGAAacctaaaggaggaggagggcggcGGCGGTGGGGCCACGGCACAGGGCACCTCAAGGGTGACGACTGGGACGACTACGAAGAAACTGATCTGACGTCTATAAGTATTCTTGGGAAAAGTAACTTCTCCACACAGAAGTCGAGGCAGGGAGAGGGCACGCCGAGCAG ATATGGAAATATTCTGGATTTTAGCCGACCCACTGGAAATGAAGATGCACCTTTAAACCTGAACAAGACTGCATCCTATCAAGAGCCATCAAGAACTGCCTCTGCTAAGCAACATTACTTGAGGCAGTCGAGATATTTACCTG GCATTAGTACAAAGAAGAACGTGGCCATAAATGCCAGTAAAGACTTCACTGGAAGCCATCTTTGGGGCAGCAGTAGTATTCCATTCGGAGGGACTCTGCCGAGTAGAGGCGCTCACG GCACAAATACAGTCCCAGGTGGATACATgccatctttttacaaaaaagacAGCGGCTCTGCCGGTCACAGAGGGCATCAGGGTCCTTCAGTGGAGACAACAGCATCAA ATTATGCAACATGGCGGTCTGGCCGGAGCCAGATGAACACGTCTGCCAACATGCCATCGACCAACAAAAGCACCCCGGGTCTGCTGCCTCGCCCGCCGCTGCAGACTATTCATGGGCGAACGGACTGGTCTGCCAAATACGGACACCGCTAG
- the LOC113034546 gene encoding glutathione S-transferase A2-like, whose product MGERVVLHYFNGRGKMESIRWLLTVAEVEFDEKFLDTREEYLKLVNDGKLMFQQVPLVEIDGMKLVQTKAILNYLAEKYNMHGKDLKDRVMINMYSEGLMDLMEMIMVLPFNPDPTAKLEEIEKKAKERYFPVFEKALTGPVYLVGGKLSLADVLLVECTLMLEEKCVGILKDFSAVKSFQGRMIQIPAINRFLQPGSKRKPPPGENYAKAVIEIFQIKI is encoded by the exons ATGGGTGAAAGAGTTGTGCTGCACTATTTCAATGGGAGAGGGAAGATGGAGTCTATTCGCTGGCTTTTAACAGTCGCAGAAGTCGAG TTTGATGAGAAGTTTTTGGACACCCGCGAAGAGTATTTAAAACTCGTAAATG ATGGAAAGCTCATGTTTCAACAGGTGCCATTGGTGGAAATCGATGGCATGAAGCTCGTTCAGACAAAAGCCATCTTAAATTACCTCGCCGAGAAGTACAACATGCATGGAAAGGACCTCAAAGACCGTGTCAT gatcAACATGTACTCCGAGGGACTGATGGACCTCATGGAAATGATTATGGTGCTGCCCTTCAATCCAGACCCCACAGCCAAACTGGAAGAGATTGAGAAAAAAGCAAAGGAACGCTACTTTCCTGTGTTTGAAAAG GCTCTGACCGGACCCGTGTACCTGGTGGGAGGCAAACTAAGCCTCGCAGATGTGCTGCTGGTTGAATGCACCCTGATGCTAGAGGAGAAATGCGTTGGGATTCTCAAAGACTTCTCTGCTGTTAAG TCTTTCCAGGGCAGGATGATCCAAATCCCTGCCATCAACAGGTTTCTGCAGCCAGGCAGTAAGAGGAAGCCACCCCCGGGTGAAAACTATGCAAAGGCTGTCATAGAAATCTTCCAGAtcaaaatataa
- the LOC113034545 gene encoding glutathione S-transferase 3-like codes for MSEKPVVYYFNGRGKMESIRWLLTVAEVEFDEVLLTTREQYEKLLDDGALMFQQVPLVEMDGMKLIQTKAILNYIAEKYNLHAKDPKERVMINMYSEGLTDLMEMIMILPFTPDPKPKLDNIQSKAKERYLPVYEKALTGPVYLVGGKLSLADVLLLECTLMLEEKFPDILKDFPNVKSFQGRMTQIPAISRFLQPGSKRKPPPDEKYLKNVVEVLNLKLPL; via the exons ATGTCCGAAAAACCTGTGGTGTACTATTTTAACGGGAGAGGGAAGATGGAGTCAATCCGCTGGCTTTTAACTGTTGCAGAAGTCGAG TTCGATGAAGTGCTTCTGACAACTCGGGAGCAGTATGAAAAACTCCTTGATG ATGGGGCGCTCATGTTTCAACAGGTCCCTTTGGTGGAAATGGATGGCATGAAGCTCATTCAGACAAAAGCAATCCTGAATTACATCGCAGAGAAGTACAATCTGCATGCAAAGGATCCCAAAGAACGAGTCAT GATCAACATGTATTCTGAGGGATTGACAGACCTCATGGAAATGATTATGATCCTCCCCTTCACCCCAGATCCCAAACCCAAATTGGACAACattcaaagcaaagcaaaggagCGCTACCTTCCTGTGTATGAAAAG GCTCTGACTGGACCCGTGTACCTGGTGGGAGGTAAACTAAGCCTTGCTGATGTGCTGCTTCTTGAATGCACCCTGATGCTGGAGGAGAAATTTCCAGACATTTTGAAAGACTTCCCCAATGTCAAG TCCTTTCAGGGCAGGATGACACAAATCCCCGCCATCAGCAGGTTTCTGCAGCCGGGCAGCAAGAGGAAGCCGCCGCCAGATGAAAAATACTTGAAGAATGTTGTGGAAGTCTTAAACCTCAAGTTGCCCCTTTAA
- the tmem14a gene encoding transmembrane protein 14A yields the protein MALDWIGFSYAAAIAFGGFMGYKRKGSVMSLMAGLVFGGLSAFGAYNITSDPKDIKVSLLSSGVLAVIMGMRYKNSGKLMPAGIMTGLSLLMVFRLLLLIV from the exons ATGGCGTTGGACTGGATTGGCTTCAGCTATGCTGCAGCCATTGCTTTTGGAGGATTTATGGGATACAAGAGAAAAG GCAGCGTGATGTCCCTGATGGCTGGTCTAGTTTTTGGCGGATTATCCGCTTTCGGTGCCTACAACATAACGAGTGACCCAAAGGACATCAAGGTGTCACTGC tgtcCTCGGGAGTTCTCGCAGTCATCATGGGAATGAGATACAAGAACTCTGGGAAATTAATGCCAGCTGGAATAATGACAGGGCTAAG CTTGTTGATGGTGTTTCGCCTCTTACTTCTGATCGTCTGA
- the agpat5 gene encoding 1-acyl-sn-glycerol-3-phosphate acyltransferase epsilon, whose translation MLLSLVVHTYSLRYWFPATIMLGTAPAYLLSWGAWRLLSTILPSSLYHKIDDRLYCVYQSMVLFFFENYTGVEIVIYGDIPKNKENVVYLSNHQCTADWIIADMLAIRQSALGHVRYVLKDGLKWLPLYGWYFSEHGGIYVKRSSKFNEKAMRKKLLAQTQRGAPMYLVIFPEGTRYNPDLKNVIADSQAFAAKEGLTVLKHTLTPRMKAAHVAIDTMKGHLDAVYDVTVAYEGTLDSSGQRRSAPAMPEFLCKECRRIHIHFDRVDIKEIPSEPAFFRRWLHDRFEIKDRLLTNFYESQDSDKLCKFPGEGKPSPLNLSKTLPSLVILGGLTLPMLLTEKGRKLYVRTWVCGTLLGWLWVNIFP comes from the exons ATGCTGCTCTCTTTGGTTGTGCACACATACTCGCTGCGGTACTGGTTTCCTGCTACGATTATGCTGGGGACAGCCCCGGCTTATCTGCTGTCATGGGGGGCTTGGCGCTTGCTGTCAACTATCTTACCATCGAGTTTGTACCACAAAATAGACGACCGGTTGTACTGCGTCTACCAGAGTATGGTCCTATTCTTCTTTGAAAACTACACAGGAGTTGAG aTTGTTATTTATGGAGATATACCAAAGAACAAGGAGAATGTGGTTTACCTGTCAAATCATCAATGCACAG CTGACTGGATCATTGCTGACATGCTTGCCATCAGGCAGAGCGCTCTGGGTCATGTCAGATATGTCCTTAAAGATGGACTCAAGTGGCTGCCGCTATATGGATGGTATTTCTCTGAG CACGGGGGAATCTATGTGAAACGAAGCTCAAAGTTCAATGAAAAGGCGATGAGGAAGAAGCTCCTTGCTCAGACTCAGCGTGGAGCACCG ATGTACCTCGTCATCTTCCCTGAAGGAACTCGGTATAATCCAGACCTCAAGAATGTTATCGCTGACAGTCAGGCTTTTGCTGCGAAAGAAG GGCTCACTGTCCTGAAGCACACTCTAACACCCAGAATGAAAGCAGCTCACGTAGCCATCGATACTATGAAGGGCCACCTGGATGCTGTGTATGACGTCACTGTGGCCTACGAGGGAACGCTGGACAGCTCCGGGCAGAGGAGATCTGCACCAGCGATGCCAG aATTCCTCTGCAAAGAATGCCGCCGCATCCACATACACTTCGACCGTGTGGACATAAAAGAAATTCCCTCGGAGCCGGCGTTTTTCCGCAGATGGCTGCACGATCGCTTCGAAATCAAGGACCG GCTGCTGACCAATTTCTACGAGTCCCAGGATTCCGACAAATTATGCAAGTTCCCCGGTGAGGGCAAACCTTCTCCGCTGAATCTCTCGAAAACCCTGCCCTCCTTGGTCATCCTTGGGGGACTGACACTGCCAATGCTGCTGACAGAAAAGGGCAGGAAGCTGTACGTGAGAACCTGGGTGTGTGGGACGCTTCTGGGCTGGCTGTGGGTAAACATTTTTCCCTAA